A section of the Deltaproteobacteria bacterium CG11_big_fil_rev_8_21_14_0_20_49_13 genome encodes:
- a CDS encoding 3-methyl-2-oxobutanoate dehydrogenase subunit VorB (catalyzes the coenzyme A-dependent oxidation of 3-methyl-2-oxobutanoate coupled to the reduction of ferredoxin producing S-(2-methylpropanoyl)-CoA), translating to MAKKLMKGNEAIAEAAIHAGAHNYFCYPITPQTEIAEYLAKRMPEVGGVFLQAESELAAANMVYGAACTGKRVFTTSSSPGISLMMEAISYIAGTEVPAVIVNIMRCGPGLGGILPAQADYFQATKGGGHGDYHALVLAPSTIQEAADLMIDAFDLADKYRTPVMLVGDGMIGQMMEPVEFKPIKPRVDTSGEWAVTGCKGRKPRILTSLFLDANTLEKLNEKLTAKYNVMKKEETRFEQEGCDSACELMIVAYGTMARICKSAMAELVKEGRKIGLFRPITLFPYPEGQLEKAAVNAKKILVVEMSCGQMIEDVERIVGKGKEIHFYGRTGGNIPTPDEILKKMRTLI from the coding sequence ATGGCCAAGAAACTGATGAAGGGTAACGAGGCGATTGCGGAGGCGGCGATACACGCCGGCGCTCACAATTATTTCTGCTATCCGATCACCCCTCAGACCGAAATAGCCGAATATCTGGCAAAGAGAATGCCGGAAGTGGGGGGGGTCTTCCTTCAAGCCGAAAGCGAACTTGCCGCCGCGAACATGGTCTATGGCGCGGCCTGCACAGGCAAGAGGGTCTTTACCACATCTTCAAGCCCCGGGATCTCCTTAATGATGGAGGCGATATCATACATAGCCGGAACCGAAGTGCCGGCGGTCATCGTCAATATAATGCGCTGCGGACCGGGTCTCGGCGGAATTCTGCCGGCTCAGGCCGATTATTTTCAGGCAACAAAGGGGGGCGGCCACGGCGATTATCATGCACTGGTCCTGGCCCCTTCTACCATTCAGGAAGCGGCCGACCTCATGATCGACGCCTTTGACCTTGCGGACAAATACCGCACGCCGGTGATGCTCGTCGGCGACGGAATGATAGGCCAGATGATGGAGCCGGTCGAGTTTAAACCCATCAAGCCAAGGGTCGATACAAGCGGCGAATGGGCGGTTACCGGCTGCAAAGGTAGAAAACCCAGAATACTCACCTCTCTCTTTCTAGATGCCAACACGCTTGAGAAGTTGAACGAAAAGCTCACCGCAAAATATAACGTAATGAAGAAGGAAGAGACGCGCTTCGAACAGGAAGGCTGCGACAGCGCATGCGAGCTGATGATAGTCGCTTACGGCACCATGGCGCGCATCTGCAAATCGGCAATGGCCGAGCTTGTAAAAGAGGGCCGCAAGATCGGCCTCTTCAGACCCATCACGCTCTTCCCCTATCCCGAAGGCCAGCTGGAAAAGGCGGCCGTGAACGCTAAGAAGATACTGGTGGTGGAGATGAGCTGCGGCCAGATGATCGAGGATGTGGAGCGCATAGTGGGCAAGGGAAAAGAGATACATTTTTACGGCCGAACCGGCGGGAACATTCCAACGCCGGACGAGATACTAAAGAAGATGAGGACGCTGATTTAA
- a CDS encoding 2-oxoglutarate oxidoreductase: MDKIFTKPEALRDATTHYCPGCTHGTIHRLVAEVLDELKLRENTIGVAPVGCAVLAYNYFNCDFVEAAHGRAPAMATGIKRSNPELTVFTYQGDGDLASIGLSEIIHAANRGEKITVVFVNNAIYGMTGGQMAPTTMPCQLTTTTPKGRDVKVTGYPMRVSELLATLQTPSFIVRSAVHTTRGVIKTKEYLRQAFTNQKENRCFSFVEVLSVCPTNWGISPIKSAEWVEKTMVPYYPLKVFKTPDDEKS, from the coding sequence ATGGATAAGATATTCACGAAACCCGAAGCTCTTCGCGATGCGACCACGCACTACTGCCCAGGTTGCACGCACGGCACCATCCACCGCCTTGTGGCCGAGGTCCTGGATGAGCTTAAACTTCGAGAAAACACGATAGGCGTGGCACCCGTTGGATGCGCGGTCCTTGCCTATAACTATTTCAATTGTGACTTCGTAGAGGCGGCTCACGGACGTGCCCCGGCCATGGCCACCGGAATAAAGCGCTCGAACCCGGAGCTCACCGTATTCACATATCAGGGCGACGGCGATCTGGCCTCGATCGGACTTTCAGAGATAATCCATGCGGCCAACCGCGGAGAGAAGATAACGGTCGTATTCGTCAACAACGCCATTTACGGCATGACCGGCGGCCAGATGGCCCCGACCACCATGCCCTGTCAGTTGACCACAACAACTCCCAAGGGAAGGGACGTCAAGGTGACGGGCTATCCGATGAGGGTTTCGGAACTACTCGCAACACTTCAAACGCCTTCGTTCATCGTCCGCTCGGCGGTCCATACAACGAGGGGAGTTATCAAGACAAAGGAATATCTGCGGCAGGCCTTCACTAACCAGAAGGAGAACCGCTGTTTTTCGTTCGTAGAGGTTTTGTCCGTCTGCCCCACTAACTGGGGAATTTCGCCTATAAAATCGGCGGAATGGGTTGAAAAGACCATGGTCCCTTATTACCCGCTCAAGGTCTTTAAGACACCGGATGATGAAAAAAGTTAA
- a CDS encoding 2-oxoacid:ferredoxin oxidoreductase subunit gamma: MQHEVIFAGFGGQGILLIGQMLAYSGMDEGLNVTWLPSYGPEMRGGTASCTVVVSDKPVGSPVVSSPEIVVVMNRPSLDNFGPWVKKDGYLFINSSLIDVRSGRTDIKEVLIPCNDLAVKLGNARSANIIMLGALIGKTKIMPEKAIKGRIEYAFKKKGEELVKLNYAAFDEGAKASL; this comes from the coding sequence ATGCAACACGAGGTAATATTCGCAGGATTTGGAGGACAGGGGATTCTTCTCATCGGACAGATGCTGGCCTACTCCGGCATGGACGAGGGTTTGAATGTCACCTGGCTCCCCTCTTACGGGCCGGAGATGCGCGGCGGCACCGCTTCGTGCACGGTGGTCGTCTCCGACAAACCGGTCGGTTCACCTGTGGTGAGCTCGCCGGAGATAGTGGTCGTAATGAACCGGCCATCGCTCGACAATTTCGGGCCGTGGGTAAAGAAGGACGGATATCTTTTTATAAACAGCTCTTTGATAGATGTCCGCTCGGGTCGCACGGACATTAAAGAGGTGCTTATTCCGTGTAACGATCTGGCAGTGAAGCTAGGGAACGCCCGCTCCGCCAATATCATAATGCTTGGCGCCCTTATCGGAAAGACGAAGATCATGCCCGAAAAGGCCATTAAGGGCAGAATAGAGTACGCCTTTAAAAAGAAGGGTGAAGAGCTCGTGAAACTCAACTACGCGGCATTTGATGAGGGGGCCAAGGCGTCCTTATGA
- a CDS encoding NADH-quinone oxidoreductase subunit NuoE, which translates to MIQEKQKIESILKRYPKDPASIIQVLQDINDEYRYLPCDVVGFAAEQLGVPKSRAFSVATFYKAFSLKPRGEVIIKICKGTACHIRGAEQLSDELQRLLKIEAGETTKDMKFTIEEVNCVGACAMAPVIVINEKYHGSVTTSEVKEMVELSSPHKRGSGA; encoded by the coding sequence ATGATACAAGAGAAACAAAAAATAGAAAGCATACTTAAGAGATACCCAAAGGACCCTGCATCCATCATTCAGGTGCTTCAGGATATCAACGATGAATACCGCTATCTCCCCTGCGACGTTGTTGGATTTGCCGCGGAACAGTTGGGCGTACCCAAATCAAGGGCCTTTAGCGTTGCTACGTTCTACAAGGCGTTCAGTCTAAAGCCGCGCGGAGAGGTGATCATAAAGATATGCAAAGGGACCGCCTGCCATATTCGCGGAGCGGAGCAGTTGTCCGATGAACTGCAGCGGCTGCTGAAGATCGAAGCCGGCGAGACCACGAAAGACATGAAATTCACGATAGAAGAGGTCAACTGCGTAGGCGCCTGTGCGATGGCGCCCGTTATAGTCATAAACGAAAAGTATCACGGCAGCGTTACAACTAGCGAAGTTAAGGAGATGGTAGAACTGTCATCCCCGCACAAGCGGGGATCCGGTGCATGA